The Mannheimia pernigra sequence GCAAAAGGTAATAATCTCTTCGTTGGTGGATTAGATGAAGTATGGCAAGCTTGTATTGATGGCCGAGTTGAAACATTAATTGTTGAAGAAGATTTACATATCGCCGCTAATGTAAGCGAAGATGGCCGAAACTTAACTGAACTTGAAGGTTCATTTGAGCATACTGAAAATACTTATGAAGATATCGTAGATGAAATGATTGAAAAAGTATTAGAAACTTCTGGTAGAGTAAAATTTGTCGACAACGGCAGCTTAAAAGAAATGAATCCAACCCATGGAATCGCTGCAATTACTCGATACTAATCTAACGTAAATAAATCCCCTTGAATAAAAATTCAAGGGGATTTATTTACTCTTTATTTTCAGATTTTTCTTCTTTTTCAGACTCAGGGTCGAACTTGACTACTGGCACACAACCACGGCAGGCACCTTGATTCACCCCTAACTCATCACAAAAATTATTATATTTTTCGCGGGCTTTTTTAAACCAACTTTTCTTCTCATCTTGTTTACTCATAATTTTCTCCAACATTTAACAAGCGGTGATTTTTTGCAAAAAATTTGCAAAAAATCACCGCTTGTCTTTCTAGTTAATCACGGAAGTTATTGAACTGGAAAGGCTGCCCTAAATCAGCACCTTTT is a genomic window containing:
- a CDS encoding DUF5363 domain-containing protein — its product is MSKQDEKKSWFKKAREKYNNFCDELGVNQGACRGCVPVVKFDPESEKEEKSENKE